From Podospora bellae-mahoneyi strain CBS 112042 chromosome 3, whole genome shotgun sequence, the proteins below share one genomic window:
- the NRC2 gene encoding serine/threonine protein kinase, AGC (EggNog:ENOG503NUP7; COG:T), which translates to MPSTKSTNGDSHFQQKIKSFFRINSSSSSRDATTPDRERGGVSGPLRSENNKPSRNTRFFSVGRLRSATTASEGHPLDEAMSPTAHANPYFAHQGQPGLRHHNDGSVPPSPPDTPMLKVDGPNGGPVEKISASTKEELARKLRRVASAPNAQGLFSKGNGSGERPQTAELSKEPLAESKDSTSVGFADAQTPPGSAVELATSVPEGDSLGALPPPNQSPLAFRRTYSSNSIKVRNVEVGPQSFDKIKLIGKGDVGKVYLVREKKSSRLYAMKVLSKKEMIKRNKIKRALAEQEILATSNHPFIVTLYHSFQSEDYLYLCMEYCSGGEFFRALQTRPGKCISEDDARFYAAEVTAALEYLHLMGFIYRDLKPESMSRSLHAPCGMCADNPSQIFCFISLAISCFQISTCQNSLIPAASRR; encoded by the exons ATGCCGTCAACCAAAAGCACAAATGGCGATAGCCACTTCCAGCAAAAGATAAAGAGTTTCTTCCGCATCAACTCGTCCAGCAGCAGTCGCgatgccaccaccccggACCGGGAGCGCGGCGGCGTCTCGGGCCCCCTGCGCTCCGAGAACAACAAGCCCTCCCGCAACACGAGGTTCTTCAGCGTCGGCCGCCTGCGCAGCGCGACCACCGCTAGCGAGGGACATCCGCTCGACGAGGCCATGAGCCCGACTGCTCATGCGAACCCCTACTTTGCCCACCAGGGCCAGCCCGGCCTACGACATCACAATGACGGGTCCGTACCCCCGAGTCCACCCGACACCCCGATGCTCAAGGTCGATGGCCCCAACGGCGGGCCCGTGGAGAAGATATCGGCGAgcaccaaggaggagctcgcGAGGAAATTGAGGAGGGTTGCCAGTGCCCCGAATGCACAGGGCTTGTTTTCCAAGGGCAACGGCAGCGGGGAAAGACCACAAACTGCCGAGCTTAGCAAGGAGCCGCTCGCGGAGAGTAAGGACTCGACGAGCGTGGGATTTGCCGACGCCCAGACACCACCCGGCAGCGCGGTGGAATTGGCCACGTCTGTGCCGGAAGGAGATAGCCTCGGGGCGCTGCCACCACCGAACCAGTCGCCGTTGGCGTTCCGCAGGACGTATAGCTCCAACTCGATCAAGGTCCGGAATGTGGAGGTAGGCCCCCAGAGTTTCGACAAGATCAAGTTGATTGGTAAGGGTGATGTGGGTAAGGTGTatttggtgagggagaagaagagttCAAGGCTGTATGCCATGAAGG TGTTgagcaagaaggagatgatcaagcgcaacaagatcaagagaGCGCTGGCAGAGCAGGAAATCCTCGCGACGAGCAACCACCCTTTTATCGTCACTCTCTATCACTCTTTCCAGTCCGAGGACTACCTCTATCTGTGCATGGAGTACTGCAGCGGCGGCGAGTTTTTCAGGGCGTTGCAGACGAGACCGGGCAAGTGCATATCGGAGGATGACGCCCGCTTCTATGCGGCTGAGGTTACGGCCGCGTTGGAGTACTTGCATCTGATGGGTTTCATTTACCGGGATCTGAAGCCAGAGAGTATGTCTCGATCACTGCATGCGCCGTGTGGGATGTGTGCTGACAATCCGTCACAGATATTCTGCTTCATCAGTCTGGCCATATCATGCTTTCAGATTTCGACTTGTCAAAACAGTCTGATCCCGGCGGCAAGCCGACGATGA
- a CDS encoding hypothetical protein (EggNog:ENOG503NZBM; COG:S), with amino-acid sequence MTRPQTTHMDDNHNEHPLPDHERPPPVSEGASLVSNEKSKTGQPEKPWTLGFGPRFPWIASLSILFSFILVGLMISITVRADDTKVDSWAVPPPVLLAIFSTVANALIQVVLVRGAAITWWYLAMRPARQSLVQDIHWRWAAAGGIVDAVESILRRGLSKTAVACSFVTIVAINAPLLQRAVGVRTREDFRAGVQIGPVYAAPRLPQGFGAVALGRYKELSPAKNFSEVMGEYFSRSPMMIQSDGVNITGEYTTEITAMGYRFDCTAENTTRLPSYSEVDEGYQYYTGLGANVFVSSPVYSEKPKDLWNAKFVATLLKNPLREVDTRKDGRQFFYDAVWKPEQGCIDATHGIEVRSRNCDIYPAVVKYPITISNNTIKLRPSPSPLHDELVSLETFDEAMEDMNRASSTHGGLALLLNHRFSANYTIRPVTPMQDYHRWDALSEGYFAYEMAATAADEVNCNLRFKDPGPIIYEAVRELALRSALGAVNTSDPEHKLMLEGEQTETVAVFVANMTFLYGAVAVTVLATVAVMPLYYGFWKLGREVSMSPLEVAKAFRAAQLEGVASNAEIGGLLKGVGGRPIRYGVIEVEEGGWVLGMGKPGRTVHPDEMGERDSLEGDGESARGREGR; translated from the exons ATGACGAGGCCACAGACCACACATATGGACGACAACCACAACGAACACCCACTACCCGACCACGAAAGGCCACCACCAGTATCAGAAGGCGCGAGCCTCGTCAGCAACGAGAAGTCAAAGACAGGTCAACCGGAAAAGCCATGGACACTAGGCTTTGGACCACGCTTCCCCTGGATAGCGAGTCTGTCCATACTATTCTCTTTTATCCTGGTCGGGCTCATGATCTCCATCACAGTTCGGGCAGATGACACGAAAGTCGACTCTTGGGCTGTGCCACCACCGGTTCTTCTTGCGATTTTCTCCACTGTCGCCAATGCCCTCATCCAAGTTGTCCTGGTAAGAGGAGCTGCCATTACGTGGTGGTATCTTGCTATGCGGCCGGCTCGCCAGAGTCTTGTTCAGGATATACACTGGCGCTGGGCAGCGGCTGGTGGCATAGTCGATGCTGTGGAGAGCATTCTTCGCCGAGGCCTGAGCAAGACGGCTGTTGCGTGTTCCTTTGTAACGATTGTGGCTATCAACGCCCCGCTCTTGCAACGCGCGGTGGGCGTAAGAACTCGAGAAGACTTTAGAGCTGGTGTGCAAATCGGTCCGGTGTATGCAGCTCCGCGGCTCCCACAAGGCTTTGGCGCTGTGGCGCTTGGAAGGTACAAGGAGCTGAGCCCAGCGAAGAACTTTAgtgaggtgatgggggagtATTTCAGCAGATCGCCAATGATGATTCAGAGTGATGGGGTCAACATCACGGGAGAATACACGACCGAGATCACTGCTATGGGATATCGCTTTGACTGCACGGCTGAGAATACCACTAGACTCCCGAGCTACAGCGAGGTCGATGAAGGGTACCAGTATTACACGGGTCTCGGTGCCAACGTCTTTGTCAGTTCTCCGGTTTACAGTGAGAAACCAAAAGATTTGTGGAATGCCAAATTCGTGGCCACGTTGCTGAAGAATCCCCTTCGGGAGGTGGACACGAGAAAAGACGGCCGCCAGTTCTTTTATGATGCTGTGTGGAAGCCGGAGCAGGGGTGTATAGACGCCACGCATGGCATCGAGGTTCGATCACGCAACTG TGACATCTACCCAGCGGTCGTCAAGTACCctatcaccatctccaacaacaccatcaaacTTCGCCCGAGCCCGTCGCCCCTTCACGACGAGCTAGTCTCGCTTGAGACCTTTGACGAGGCCATGGAAGATATGAACAGGGCCAGCTCTACGCACGGCGGACTCGCGCTGTTGTTGAACCACCGCTTCTCGGCCAACTACACCATCAGACCGGTGACGCCCATGCAGGACTATCACCGGTGGGATGCGCTGTCGGAAGGGTACTTTGCCTACGAGATGGCCGCGACGGCTGCCGACGAAGTCAACTGCAACCTCAGATTCAAGGACCCGGGACCGATTATCTATGAAGCTGTTCGCGAACTGGCGTTGCGCTCGGCTCTCGGGGCTGTGAACACGTCGGATCCTGAACACAAGCTGatgctggagggggagcagaCTGAGACGGTGGCGGTGTTTGTAGCTAACATGACGTTTCTCTATGGGGCGGTGGCGGTTACGGTTTTGGCTACGGTGGCGGTTATGCCTTTGTATTATGGGTTTTGGAAGCTGGGAAGGGAGGTTTCGATGTCGCCGTTGGAGGTTGCGAAGGCTTTTCGGGCGGCGcagttggagggggtggcctCTAATGCTGAGATTGGAGGGTTGCtcaagggggtgggggggaggccgATTCGGTATGGAGTtattgaggttgaggagggggggtgggttttggggatggggaagcCGGGGAGGACGGTTCATCctgatgagatgggggagagggattcgcttgagggggatggggagagtgcaaggggaagggaaggaaggtgA
- the RIX7 gene encoding Ribosome biogenesis ATPase rix7 (EggNog:ENOG503NXC3; BUSCO:EOG09261YV6; COG:O) has protein sequence MSRPPRPSTSGGFNPNLRLDREVYGIIQTLDSQREKPGRLAVSTVYDAIKKSNSSVARQKKKVLEESIERVLEVREKQMKRDREGEDEEDSDEIVERMERERREARDVGLLNRQIARGWGFGSAKSDDGGRSVEDNGAGQDGEERPQATVGTPKDGTDRPKETTDRHANGEPRPKKRKGTPKEVDRTPPTGISIRDIAGVDDTLERLMQEIWFPLNAGEACEKMGYRYGNGVLLHGPSGCGKTTLAHAVAGSAGAAFIPISAPSIVGGTSGESEKNIRDVFDEAIRIAPCLIFFDEIDAIAGKRESANKGMEGRIVAEIMNGMDRIKRNTPLGKNVVVLAATNRPESLDPAIRRRFGSEVDMGMPSERAREQILRSLSRDLNLAEDVNFKELAKLTPGYVGSDLQYVVTAAVSESFSGSLQQLLQKARGLRPADEDAGEVSKAQQDWLLLEEHRQASWGETQISNEQFKTAISRVQPASKREGFSTIPDTTWANVGALGDVRKKLEMSIIGPIKDPELFNAVGIKPAAGILLWGPPGCGKTLVAKAVANESKANFISIKGPELLNKYVGESERAVRQLFSRAKSSAPCILFFDEMDALVPKRDDSLSDASARVVNTLLTELDGVGDRSGIYVIGATNRPDIIDEAIRRPGRLGTSIYVGLPGPEDRIDILKTLYRNTITRQQQQQKEQEKAAAAEAMDVDNEVAAEQQELEQEADLSEVALDPRCQGFSGADLGNLMQAAAQACLERAYTLKLQQMGQHATAKNGVKLKRPVITKEDWEKALSEVKPSVKDAEKYAMIE, from the coding sequence ATGTCCCGACCACCAAGACCTTCAACATCTGGCGggttcaaccccaacctccgtCTCGATCGGGAAGTCTACGGGATAATCCAAACGTTGGATTCACAGAGGGAAAAACCGGGGAGGTTGGCAGTTTCGACGGTTTATGACGCGATCAAGAAATCAAATTCCAGTGTGGcgaggcagaagaagaaggttttggaggagTCGATTGAGCGGGTGCTGGAGGTGAGGGAAAAGCAAATGAAGAGGGatcgggagggggaggacgaggaggatagTGATGAAATTGTGGAacggatggagagggagaggagggaggcgagggatgTGGGACTGTTGAATCGGCAGATTGCgagaggttgggggtttgggagtgcgaagagtgatgatggggggaggtCTGTGGAGGATAACGGGGCGGGtcaggatggggaggagaggcctCAGGCTACCGTTGGGACGCCTAAGGATGGTACTGACAGGCCTAAGGAAACGACTGATAGGCATGCGAATGGGGAACCAAGGCCTAAAAAACGAAAGGGCACGCCCAAGGAGGTGGACAGAACGCCCCCGACAGGAATCTCGATACGGGATATCGCCGGTGTGGACGACACGTTGGAGAGGCTGATGCAGGAGATCTGGTTCCCGTTGAATGCCGGGGAGGCCTGTGAGAAAATGGGGTATCGGTATGGTAATGGTGTTTTGCTTCATGGGCCGTCTGGCTGCGGCAAGACCACGCTTGCGCACGCTGTTGCTGGGAGCGCGGGCGCGGCGTTTATCCCCATTTCTGCGCCTTCCATCGTTGGTGGTACATCGGGCGAGTCGGAGAAGAATATCAGGGATGTGTTTGATGAGGCTATTCGCATTGCGCCATGCCTCATTTTTTTTGACGAGATCGATGCCATTGCTggcaagagagagagcgcGAACAAGGGCATGGAGGGCAGAATCGTGGCCGAGATTATGAACGGGATGGATCGGATCAAGAGGAACACGCCGCTGGGGAAGAacgtggtggttttggcggcTACAAACAGACCAGAGTCGCTCGACCCAGCGATCCGGAGACGGTTCGGATCGGAAGTGGACATGGGCATGCCGAGCGAGAGGGCGAGAGAGCAGATTCTGCGGTCGTTATCACGGGATTTGAATCTTGCCGAGGATGTCAACTTCAAGGAGCTCGCCAAGCTGACACCTGGTTACGTGGGCAGCGATTTGCAATATGTCGTCACGGCAGCGGTATCAGAGAGTTTCAGCGGCAGTCTTCAGCAGCTCCTTCAAAAGGCCCGCGGCCTCAGGCCAGCAGATGAGGACGCAGGCGAGGTCTCCAAAGCGCAGCAGGACTGGCTCCTTCTCGAAGAACACCGGCAAGCCTCCTGGGGAGAGACGCAAATCTCCAACGAGCAGTTCAAGACAGCTATTTCTCGCGTCCAGCCGGCCTCCAAGCGCGAGGGcttcagcaccatccccgacACCACCTGGGCCAACGTCGGTGCCTTGGGAGACGTCCGCAAGAAGCTTGAGATGTCTATCATCGGCCCTATCAAAGACCCAGAGCTCTTCAATGCGGTTGGCATCAAGCCGGCAGCTGGTATCTTGCTCTGGGGTCCTCCAGGTTGCGGCAAGACTCTCGTCGCCAAAGCCGTCGCCAACGAATCCAAGGCGAATTTCATCTCCATCAAGGGTCCGGAGCTGCTCAACAAATACGTCGGTGAATCCGAGCGGGCGGTCCGTCAACTATTCTCTCGCGCCAAGTCTTCAGCTCCATGCATCTTGTTCTTTGACGAGATGGACGCCCTCGTGCCAAAGAGAGACGACTCCCTCTCTGACGCCAGCGCCCGCGTggtcaacaccctcctcaccgaaCTCGACGGTGTGGGCGACCGGAGCGGCATCTACGTCATTGGCGCAACCAACAGGCCAGACATCATCGACGAGGCCATCCGTCGTCCTGGCCGCCTGGGAACCAGCATCTATGTCGGTCTGCCTGGTCCGGAAGACCGCATCGACATTCTCAAGACGCTCTACCGCAACACCATCACtcgccagcaacagcagcagaaagAGCAGGAAAAGGCCGCTGCTGCGGAAGCCATGGATGTGGATAATGAAGTCGCCGCTGAACAACAAGAGCTTGAACAGGAGGCTGACTTGTCGGAAGTGGCGCTGGATCCCAGATGCCAGGGGTTCTCTGGTGCTGATTTGGGCAATCTTATGCAGGCGGCTGCGCAGGCTTGCTTGGAGAGGGCGTACACGCTTAAGCTGCAGCAGATGGGGCAGCATGCTACTGCGAAGAATGGGGTCAAGTTGAAGAGGCCGGTGATTACGAAGGAGGATTGGGAGAAGGCGCTGTCGGAGGTGAAGCCCAGTGTGAAGGATGCGGAGAAGTATGCTATGATTGAGTAG
- a CDS encoding hypothetical protein (EggNog:ENOG503P6V7; COG:S): protein MTTPTTTELLTSYRHLYRSALQAVQYSKPARYVIRDQLRLAFRDRSNLATYHPERIRRTVWFFHAASQSRGLEHRICKTLVRVHWERTRVDRKSWKHLLREREEVEKASEKVKKRLAERGGDVVKERGLRWRGWEGVVGMLNESMGLCLR, encoded by the coding sequence AtgacaacccccaccacaaccgaACTCCTGACCTCGTACCGGCACCTCTACCGCTCAGCCCTCCAGGCAGTCCAGTACTCCAAGCCGGCGCGGTACGTGATCCGGGACCAACTCCGTCTCGCCTTTCGGGATAGGTCCAACCTGGCGACCTACCACCCCGAGAGGATCAGGAGGACGGTTTGGTTTTTTCACGCGGCGTCTCAgtcgagggggttggagcaCAGGATTTGCAAGacgttggtgagggtgcactgggagaggacgagggtggacaggaagagctggaagcATCtgctgagggagagggaggaggtggagaaggctagcgagaaggtgaagaagaggttggcggagagggggggggatgttgtCAAGGAAcgggggttgaggtggagggggtgggagggggtggtggggatgttGAATGAGAGTATGGGGTTGTGTTTGAGGTGA
- a CDS encoding hypothetical protein (EggNog:ENOG503P41V; COG:S), with amino-acid sequence MLLALYFHLYGNPNPEAMQHFLVMPWDPEWEAEGAAGNSASGSVSADQGYEHENGEGREEIDDDDGEEETNGRRNNHQPRQNGRTGHVEDSQDEQEEEGEEWDGDQMDVDDELPEEHQLLDLTPQRDSDTTPRPKQRVCGLAVPISERFQVVLHSSPKKVAYTVITQEELSADELVTSDVLPSLRPHGFYGTGQQTLKSSKVNEIERSASNTSEPTDDTAQSKKQRGRPKGWRPGQAYSTSTPGSTTSNKVKKSVGRSLGSGKAGRPSGKLKPDGESRGRPGRKPAQTARDQYKKLNPKFPVFICEWEGCPAQLHNLETLRKHIFIVHGQPEVSLAPSSSSSAVAGPDEKHSHDGLIVCKWAKCISSPTPRFQDDFRTHVEEVHLVPFAWHCGDGPQNTSVSPKPEVMLPALPKYLFDEEGRQVTPSVADQQLETDEDKRRRVSKIAALTEKANENAPDEPEYDEKQMELIIAFMEKRNLRQRELKKYAEWVTGEGVILPVEEKEERDKWRGRMR; translated from the exons ATGTTGCTTGCTCTCTATTTTCACTTATACGgcaaccctaacccggaAGCCATG CAACATTTTCTGGTCATGCCTTGGGATCCGGAATGGGAGGCGGAAGGAGCTGCCGGTAATTCAGCATCAGGCAGTGTTTCGGCCGACCAGGGTTATGAGCATGAAAATGgcgaggggagggaggagattgatgatgatgatggagaggaggaaaccAACGGCCGTCGCAATAATCACCAACCACGACAAAATGGGCGCACGGGTCATGTGGAAGATTCTCAGgacgaacaagaagaagagggagaggagtggGACGGGGATCAAATGGACGTCGACGATGAACTACCTGAAGAACACCAACTATTGGACCTCACACCACAACGAGATTCCGACACCACCCCAAGACCAAAGCAAAGAGTCTGTGGACTAGCAGTACCGATATCCGAGCGATTTCAAGTGGTTCTTCACTCTAGTCCCAAGAAAGTGGCCTACACAGTGATAACACAGGAGGAGCTGTCCGCAGACGAACTCGTCACCTCAGATGTTCTCCCTAGTTTGAGACCTCATGGTTTTTACGGGACCGGTCAGCAAACACTCAAATCATCAAAAGTTAATGAGATTGAGCGTTCGGCCTCAAATACCTCGGAGCCGACAGACGACACAGCGCAATCTAAGAAGCAGCGCGGCAGACCAAAAGGCTGGAGGCCAGGCCAAGCATACTCGACATCAACGCCAGGATCAACAACGTCTAATAAGGTCAAGAAATCCGTTGGGCGATCATTAGGATCAGGGAAAGCTGGCAGGCCATCAGGGAAGCTCAAGCCTGACGGGGAGTCTCGAGGGAGACCAGGGCGGAAGCCAGCCCAGACCGCACGGGACCAGTACAAGAAACTCAATCCGAAATTTCCCGTCTTTATATGTGAATGGGAGGGCTGCCCAGCCCAGCTTCACAATCTGGAAACTCTTCGCAAGCATATTTTCATTGTTCACGGCCAACCAGAGGTTTCACTGGcgccttcatcctcttcatcagcaGTAGCAGGACCAGACGAAAAGCACAGCCACGACGGCCTGATAGTCTGCAAATGGGCGAAATGCAtttcctcgccaaccccccGATTTCAAGATGATTTTCGCACCCACGTCGAAGAAGTCCATCTTGTACCGTTTGCCTGGCACTGCGGTGACGGACCGCAGAACACCTCTGTCAGCCCCAAGCCTGAAGTCATGCTGCCGGCACTACCAAAATATTTATTCGATGAGGAAGGTCGACAAGTTACACCCTCAGTAGCGGATCAACAGCTCGAGACAGATGAGGATaagaggagaagggtttCAAAAATAGCGGCCCTGACTGAGAAGGCTAATGAGAACGCGCCAGACGAGCCGGAGTATGATGAGAAGCAGATGGAGCTTATTATCGCCTTTATGGAGAAGAGGAACTTGAGGCAAAGGGAGCTGAAGAAGTATGCGGAGTGGGtgacgggggagggtgttATCTTGCccgtggaggagaaggaggagagggataagtggagggggcggatgAGATGA
- a CDS encoding hypothetical protein (EggNog:ENOG503P0U0; COG:C), which yields MPAELQSAENDHRQRILLQQDGAAHSHHRPPFPIMPPSQQQQQQQQQQQQPHQLNVNQNEATSSSRGTNSSGTTTTSSSSATTASAARTDPRFATTNQPTPLSSNALYQRFLKRYRVEVAASASSVLSTLTTFPLDSVKTRMQTYRYNGFVDCVRRTYQTEKFRGFFRGVTAPMASITLVRTISFSIYQRSKYAYSDWVKRHFGVDVMAQVAQQGSYPNFWSIATFGAAGMTAGSCITAIACPFELTKLSAQVSVLIADKKNCPKPESHAIAASYQNKGTLKTMGNIIKHRGIGGLYTGFRLHLLRDTLGTGTYFMTYESSKQLLTTFGGDGTHSNPLAVLVAGGLCGIVSWALIYPVDSAKSIYQRNSLMYSKGQKVEPVKIAFFQRNMYRGLGVSMGRSCAVNAVFFSSFEFLKKRIKAMDEQSHHQL from the exons ATGCCTGCTGAGCTCCAGTCCGCCGAGAACGACCATCGCCAGagaatcctcctccaacaagaTGGTGCAGCCCACAGTCACCACCGACCTCCGTTTCCCATCATGCCTccttcccaacaacaacagcagcagcagcagcagcagcagcaaccacaccaGCTCAACGTGAACCAGAACGAAGCTACTAGCTCCAGCCGCGGCACTAACAGTAGtggtaccaccaccacctcctcctcctccgcaacaacCGCGTCAGCGGCGAGGACGGACCCCCGCTTTGCGACGACGAACCAGCCAACGCCCCTTAGCAGCAATGCCCTTTATCAGCGCTTCCTCAAGCGTTACCGTGTCGAGGtggccgcctcggcctcgagcGTGCTCTCCACCCTGACGACGTTTCCTCTCGACAGCGTCAAGACGCGCATGCAAACATACCGGTATAATGGCTTTGTGGACTGCGTGCGGCGGACATATCAGACGGAGAAGTTTAGGGGGTTCTTCCGAGGAGTGACAGCACCGATGGCCAGCATTACGCTTGTTCGGACGATATCCTTTTCGATTTACCAACGGTCAAAGTATGCGTACAGCGACTGGGTCAAGAGACATTTTGGGGTGGATGTGATGGCACAGGTAGCGCAGCAAGGGTCATATCCGAACTTTTGGTCGATTGCCACGTTTGGAGCGGCTGGGATGACGGCGGGGTCTTGCATAACAGCCATAGCCTGCCCGTTCGAGTTGACGAAGCTCAGTGCCCAAGTGTCAGTGTTGATTGCGGATAAGAAGAATTGCCCAAAGCCCGAGAGCCATGCTATTGCGGCGAGTTATCAGAACAAGGGGACGCTGAAGACGATGGGGAATATCATCAAGCAtagggggattggggggttgtatACTGGTTTCCGGTTACATCTCT TGCGCGATACCCTCGGCACAGGAACATACTTTATGACGTATGAGAGCAGCAAACAGCTCTTGACGAcatttggaggagatgggacACACTCTAACCCactggcggtgctggtggcagGCGGCCTCTGTGGCATTGTATCTTGGGCCCTGATAT acCCAGTCGACTCGGCCAAGAGCATCTACCAGCGCAACTCGCTCATGTACTCCAAGGGCCAAAAAGTCGAACCGGTCAAGATTGCCTTTTTTCAGCGCAACATGTACCGCGGTCTTGGTGTGAGCATGGGGAGATCGTGCGCTGTGAACGCCGTGTTTTTCTCATCGTTTGAGTTCTTGAAGAAGCGCATCAAGGCGATGGATGAACagagccaccaccagctgtaA